A window of the Alphaproteobacteria bacterium genome harbors these coding sequences:
- the rpsC gene encoding 30S ribosomal protein S3, with amino-acid sequence MGHKVNPIGFRLGINRTWDSRWYADANYADMLHKDLKIREMLFDKLYQAGVTKVLIERPAKHARITIHTARPGVVIGKKGADIEKLRQDVSKMTGSDVHLNIVEIRKPEIEAKLIAENIGQQLVRRVAFRRAMKRAVQSAMRLGAGGIRINCAGRLGGAEIARTEWYREGRVPLHTLRADIDYGTARAETSYGTCGIKVWVFKGEILAHDPMAQDKRSQEQQVGR; translated from the coding sequence ATGGGTCATAAAGTCAATCCGATCGGCTTCCGCCTTGGGATCAACCGGACCTGGGATTCGCGCTGGTACGCGGATGCCAACTACGCGGATATGCTTCACAAGGATCTCAAGATTCGCGAGATGCTGTTCGACAAACTGTATCAGGCGGGTGTGACGAAGGTTCTGATCGAGCGGCCGGCAAAGCATGCCAGGATCACCATTCACACGGCCCGTCCGGGTGTGGTGATCGGCAAGAAGGGCGCCGATATCGAAAAGCTGCGGCAGGATGTCTCGAAGATGACCGGCAGCGATGTGCATCTGAACATCGTCGAGATCCGCAAGCCGGAAATCGAAGCCAAGCTGATTGCGGAAAATATCGGCCAGCAGCTGGTGCGCCGCGTCGCGTTCCGGCGGGCGATGAAGCGGGCGGTTCAATCCGCGATGCGGCTGGGCGCCGGGGGGATCCGGATCAATTGCGCCGGCCGGCTGGGCGGTGCGGAAATCGCACGGACCGAATGGTATCGTGAAGGCCGGGTGCCGCTGCATACGCTTCGCGCGGATATCGATTACGGAACGGCGCGCGCCGAGACGTCATACGGTACCTGTGGAATCAAGGTGTGGGTCTTCAAGGGGGAAATCCTGGCCCACGACCCGATGGCGCAGGATAAACGCTCGCAGGAACAACAGGTTGGCCGCTAG